The Salvia miltiorrhiza cultivar Shanhuang (shh) chromosome 1, IMPLAD_Smil_shh, whole genome shotgun sequence genome has a window encoding:
- the LOC131018341 gene encoding protein LNK1 isoform X1 has protein sequence MDGKGRFGTKYEENDIRSDCRLRIQGMSDLFAHECVDIAWDDFFLDDDRTVPHHGSKRPADHSTLGENNKRCRRELSSISNNTGESATKYVDHRKEKSEISPLSNTRDTMLEKDSWSSKPSGPFTSGSDNELNKEASSLACDSAIPLPHGLKSKNRDLNISELRKHDAILNNNTSLVDDSPFSFPIGDVNHTGNDNSFFEHAQNKDSSDLLYCGWSEIENFDDIDRIFRSDSTLGLGVCKEDELSWLSSSLYIGGPGDDLKSDAKFPLPDPCEVKTISGKHDFSNGNSPNNFAMTNAPITYKDCSWTSEKSDSYTSFLIGPDIEDSKDGFAPPEQGIGSNANKQPRISTSNHFRAGDPAVTSKHKKQIKLQSQPESKSNVHRLENGGLAQISDLQNEIMKPRSGLTSDEALASLHVQQQPLTPASDSNSCLENPISNMHIKDNHPSNPSSVNLEQPIVKSETNDLASISSRDSHHASGQLQYMDGFPGPPSKETALVACGQREKLESCQGNITSELDSLRTGSVTIQASMSDPGLVGKYENHCDLQGVSSVTATEMGSSNMQESSTMVPDLDDISLEAASFHQLQLVTKQLDIRTKLCIRDSLYRLAQSAEQRRRNPDLNDSFGDESDVAGGASEAEGTNRCTGFMDIETDTNPIDRSVAHLLFHRPTDSSTTPARDSFNFKSPSAVSLFCSVP, from the exons ATGGACGGAAAGGGAAGATTCGGAACTAAATATGAAGAAAACGACATACGGTCTGACTGCAGGCTGAGGATTCAAGGAATGTCGGACTTGTTCGCTCATGAG TGTGTAGACATTGCTTGGGATGATTTCTTCCTGGATGATGATCGTACAGTGCCCCATCATGGTTCCAAGAGGCCCGCTGATCATTCCACTCTGGGAGAAAACAACAAGAGATGCCGCCGTGAATTATCTAGTATTTCGAATAATACTGGAGAATCTGCCACTAAATATGTTGATCACAGAAAGGAGAAAAGTGAAATTTCACCTCTGAGTAATACAAGGGATACTATGTTGGAGAAAGATTCATGGTCCAGCAAACCGAGTGGTCCATTTACTTCTGGATCTGACAACGAACTAAACAAAGAAGCATCAAGTTTGGCTTGTGATAGTGCCATACCATTGCCTCATGGCTTGAAGAGTAAAAATAGAGACTTAAATATTAGTGAACTCCGTAAGCATGACGCCATTCTCAATAACAATACCAGTCTAGTTGATGACAGCCCGTTCAGTTTCCCGATTGGTGATGTAAATCATACTGGCAATGATAATAGTTTCTTTGAACATGCTCAGAACAAAGATTCTAGTGATCTCCTGTATTGTGGTTGGTCTGAAATAGAGAACTTTGATGATATCGACAGGATATTTAG AAGTGATTCAACGTTGGGCCTTGGGGTGTGTAAAGAAGATGAGTTGAGTTGGTTATCATCATCACTCTATATAGGCGGGCCTGGGGATGATCTAAAGTCAGATGCTAAGTTTCCATTACCTGATCCATGCGAGGTGAAAACTATTTCAGGGAAACATGACTTCTCAAATGGAAACTCCCCAAATAATTTTGCCATGACCAATGCGCCCATTACATACAAGGATTGTTCTTGGACCTCAGAAAAGTCTGATTCTTATACGTCTTTTTTGATTGGACCTGATATTGAGGATAGCAAAGATGGATTCGCCCCTCCGGAGCAG GGAATAGGATCCAATGCTAATAAACAGCCGAGAATTTCAACTAGCAACCATTTCAGAGCAGGCGATCCTGCAGTG ACCAGTAAGCACAAAAAACAGATCAAGCTCCAGAGTCAACCTGAGAGTAAAAGCAACGTACATCGTCTTGAAAATGGTGGTCTCGCTCAGATCAGTGATCTTCAAAATGAAATCATGAAACCTCGTTCTGGCTTGACTTCTGACGAGGCTTTGGCATCACTTCATGTGCAACAACAGCCACTTACTCCGGCTTCCGATTCAAATAGCTGTTTAGAGAATCCAATCTCTAACATGCACATAAAGGACAATCATCCGTCTAATCCATCTTCTGTAAATCTGGAACAACCAATTGTCAAATCTGAGACCAATGACTTGGCATCCATTTCTTCAAGGGACTCTCACCATGCATCAGGCCAATTGCAATATATGGACGGTTTTCCTGGCCCTCCTTCTAAGGAAACTGCTCTTGTAGCATGTGGACAAAGAGAAAAGCTAGAAAGTTGTCAAGGTAATATAACCTCTGAACTTGACAGCTTGAGAACTGGAAGTGTGACCATCCAGGCCTCGATGTCTGATCCTGGCTTAGTAGGGAAATATGAGAATCACTGTGATCTCCAAGGAGTTAGCTCTGTTACTGCAACTGAAATGGGTTCCTCAAATATGCAAGAAAGCTCAACAATGGTTCCTGATTTGGATGATATTTCACTGGAAGCAGCTAGTTTTCATCAGCTACAACTTGTTACAAAACAG TTGGATATAAGGACAAAGTTATGCATTAGGGACAGTTTGTACCGTTTGGCTCAGAGTGCTGAACAAAGACGCAGGAATCCAGACCTGAACGATAGCTTTGGAGATGAAAGCGATGTTGCTGGTGGAGCATCCGAGGCCGAAGGAACAAATAG GTGCACCGGTTTCATGGATATTGAAACAGATACGAACCCCATTGATCGCTCAGTAGCGCATTTATTGTTTCACAGGCCTACAGATTCATCTACCACTCCCGCCCGTGACTCATTTAATTTCAAGTCGCCTAGTGCAGTAAGCCTCTTTTGCAGTGTGCCATGA
- the LOC131018341 gene encoding protein LNK1 isoform X2, translating to MSDLFAHECVDIAWDDFFLDDDRTVPHHGSKRPADHSTLGENNKRCRRELSSISNNTGESATKYVDHRKEKSEISPLSNTRDTMLEKDSWSSKPSGPFTSGSDNELNKEASSLACDSAIPLPHGLKSKNRDLNISELRKHDAILNNNTSLVDDSPFSFPIGDVNHTGNDNSFFEHAQNKDSSDLLYCGWSEIENFDDIDRIFRSDSTLGLGVCKEDELSWLSSSLYIGGPGDDLKSDAKFPLPDPCEVKTISGKHDFSNGNSPNNFAMTNAPITYKDCSWTSEKSDSYTSFLIGPDIEDSKDGFAPPEQGIGSNANKQPRISTSNHFRAGDPAVTSKHKKQIKLQSQPESKSNVHRLENGGLAQISDLQNEIMKPRSGLTSDEALASLHVQQQPLTPASDSNSCLENPISNMHIKDNHPSNPSSVNLEQPIVKSETNDLASISSRDSHHASGQLQYMDGFPGPPSKETALVACGQREKLESCQGNITSELDSLRTGSVTIQASMSDPGLVGKYENHCDLQGVSSVTATEMGSSNMQESSTMVPDLDDISLEAASFHQLQLVTKQLDIRTKLCIRDSLYRLAQSAEQRRRNPDLNDSFGDESDVAGGASEAEGTNRCTGFMDIETDTNPIDRSVAHLLFHRPTDSSTTPARDSFNFKSPSAVSLFCSVP from the exons ATGTCGGACTTGTTCGCTCATGAG TGTGTAGACATTGCTTGGGATGATTTCTTCCTGGATGATGATCGTACAGTGCCCCATCATGGTTCCAAGAGGCCCGCTGATCATTCCACTCTGGGAGAAAACAACAAGAGATGCCGCCGTGAATTATCTAGTATTTCGAATAATACTGGAGAATCTGCCACTAAATATGTTGATCACAGAAAGGAGAAAAGTGAAATTTCACCTCTGAGTAATACAAGGGATACTATGTTGGAGAAAGATTCATGGTCCAGCAAACCGAGTGGTCCATTTACTTCTGGATCTGACAACGAACTAAACAAAGAAGCATCAAGTTTGGCTTGTGATAGTGCCATACCATTGCCTCATGGCTTGAAGAGTAAAAATAGAGACTTAAATATTAGTGAACTCCGTAAGCATGACGCCATTCTCAATAACAATACCAGTCTAGTTGATGACAGCCCGTTCAGTTTCCCGATTGGTGATGTAAATCATACTGGCAATGATAATAGTTTCTTTGAACATGCTCAGAACAAAGATTCTAGTGATCTCCTGTATTGTGGTTGGTCTGAAATAGAGAACTTTGATGATATCGACAGGATATTTAG AAGTGATTCAACGTTGGGCCTTGGGGTGTGTAAAGAAGATGAGTTGAGTTGGTTATCATCATCACTCTATATAGGCGGGCCTGGGGATGATCTAAAGTCAGATGCTAAGTTTCCATTACCTGATCCATGCGAGGTGAAAACTATTTCAGGGAAACATGACTTCTCAAATGGAAACTCCCCAAATAATTTTGCCATGACCAATGCGCCCATTACATACAAGGATTGTTCTTGGACCTCAGAAAAGTCTGATTCTTATACGTCTTTTTTGATTGGACCTGATATTGAGGATAGCAAAGATGGATTCGCCCCTCCGGAGCAG GGAATAGGATCCAATGCTAATAAACAGCCGAGAATTTCAACTAGCAACCATTTCAGAGCAGGCGATCCTGCAGTG ACCAGTAAGCACAAAAAACAGATCAAGCTCCAGAGTCAACCTGAGAGTAAAAGCAACGTACATCGTCTTGAAAATGGTGGTCTCGCTCAGATCAGTGATCTTCAAAATGAAATCATGAAACCTCGTTCTGGCTTGACTTCTGACGAGGCTTTGGCATCACTTCATGTGCAACAACAGCCACTTACTCCGGCTTCCGATTCAAATAGCTGTTTAGAGAATCCAATCTCTAACATGCACATAAAGGACAATCATCCGTCTAATCCATCTTCTGTAAATCTGGAACAACCAATTGTCAAATCTGAGACCAATGACTTGGCATCCATTTCTTCAAGGGACTCTCACCATGCATCAGGCCAATTGCAATATATGGACGGTTTTCCTGGCCCTCCTTCTAAGGAAACTGCTCTTGTAGCATGTGGACAAAGAGAAAAGCTAGAAAGTTGTCAAGGTAATATAACCTCTGAACTTGACAGCTTGAGAACTGGAAGTGTGACCATCCAGGCCTCGATGTCTGATCCTGGCTTAGTAGGGAAATATGAGAATCACTGTGATCTCCAAGGAGTTAGCTCTGTTACTGCAACTGAAATGGGTTCCTCAAATATGCAAGAAAGCTCAACAATGGTTCCTGATTTGGATGATATTTCACTGGAAGCAGCTAGTTTTCATCAGCTACAACTTGTTACAAAACAG TTGGATATAAGGACAAAGTTATGCATTAGGGACAGTTTGTACCGTTTGGCTCAGAGTGCTGAACAAAGACGCAGGAATCCAGACCTGAACGATAGCTTTGGAGATGAAAGCGATGTTGCTGGTGGAGCATCCGAGGCCGAAGGAACAAATAG GTGCACCGGTTTCATGGATATTGAAACAGATACGAACCCCATTGATCGCTCAGTAGCGCATTTATTGTTTCACAGGCCTACAGATTCATCTACCACTCCCGCCCGTGACTCATTTAATTTCAAGTCGCCTAGTGCAGTAAGCCTCTTTTGCAGTGTGCCATGA
- the LOC131018341 gene encoding protein LNK1 isoform X3 → MLEKDSWSSKPSGPFTSGSDNELNKEASSLACDSAIPLPHGLKSKNRDLNISELRKHDAILNNNTSLVDDSPFSFPIGDVNHTGNDNSFFEHAQNKDSSDLLYCGWSEIENFDDIDRIFRSDSTLGLGVCKEDELSWLSSSLYIGGPGDDLKSDAKFPLPDPCEVKTISGKHDFSNGNSPNNFAMTNAPITYKDCSWTSEKSDSYTSFLIGPDIEDSKDGFAPPEQGIGSNANKQPRISTSNHFRAGDPAVTSKHKKQIKLQSQPESKSNVHRLENGGLAQISDLQNEIMKPRSGLTSDEALASLHVQQQPLTPASDSNSCLENPISNMHIKDNHPSNPSSVNLEQPIVKSETNDLASISSRDSHHASGQLQYMDGFPGPPSKETALVACGQREKLESCQGNITSELDSLRTGSVTIQASMSDPGLVGKYENHCDLQGVSSVTATEMGSSNMQESSTMVPDLDDISLEAASFHQLQLVTKQLDIRTKLCIRDSLYRLAQSAEQRRRNPDLNDSFGDESDVAGGASEAEGTNRCTGFMDIETDTNPIDRSVAHLLFHRPTDSSTTPARDSFNFKSPSAVSLFCSVP, encoded by the exons ATGTTGGAGAAAGATTCATGGTCCAGCAAACCGAGTGGTCCATTTACTTCTGGATCTGACAACGAACTAAACAAAGAAGCATCAAGTTTGGCTTGTGATAGTGCCATACCATTGCCTCATGGCTTGAAGAGTAAAAATAGAGACTTAAATATTAGTGAACTCCGTAAGCATGACGCCATTCTCAATAACAATACCAGTCTAGTTGATGACAGCCCGTTCAGTTTCCCGATTGGTGATGTAAATCATACTGGCAATGATAATAGTTTCTTTGAACATGCTCAGAACAAAGATTCTAGTGATCTCCTGTATTGTGGTTGGTCTGAAATAGAGAACTTTGATGATATCGACAGGATATTTAG AAGTGATTCAACGTTGGGCCTTGGGGTGTGTAAAGAAGATGAGTTGAGTTGGTTATCATCATCACTCTATATAGGCGGGCCTGGGGATGATCTAAAGTCAGATGCTAAGTTTCCATTACCTGATCCATGCGAGGTGAAAACTATTTCAGGGAAACATGACTTCTCAAATGGAAACTCCCCAAATAATTTTGCCATGACCAATGCGCCCATTACATACAAGGATTGTTCTTGGACCTCAGAAAAGTCTGATTCTTATACGTCTTTTTTGATTGGACCTGATATTGAGGATAGCAAAGATGGATTCGCCCCTCCGGAGCAG GGAATAGGATCCAATGCTAATAAACAGCCGAGAATTTCAACTAGCAACCATTTCAGAGCAGGCGATCCTGCAGTG ACCAGTAAGCACAAAAAACAGATCAAGCTCCAGAGTCAACCTGAGAGTAAAAGCAACGTACATCGTCTTGAAAATGGTGGTCTCGCTCAGATCAGTGATCTTCAAAATGAAATCATGAAACCTCGTTCTGGCTTGACTTCTGACGAGGCTTTGGCATCACTTCATGTGCAACAACAGCCACTTACTCCGGCTTCCGATTCAAATAGCTGTTTAGAGAATCCAATCTCTAACATGCACATAAAGGACAATCATCCGTCTAATCCATCTTCTGTAAATCTGGAACAACCAATTGTCAAATCTGAGACCAATGACTTGGCATCCATTTCTTCAAGGGACTCTCACCATGCATCAGGCCAATTGCAATATATGGACGGTTTTCCTGGCCCTCCTTCTAAGGAAACTGCTCTTGTAGCATGTGGACAAAGAGAAAAGCTAGAAAGTTGTCAAGGTAATATAACCTCTGAACTTGACAGCTTGAGAACTGGAAGTGTGACCATCCAGGCCTCGATGTCTGATCCTGGCTTAGTAGGGAAATATGAGAATCACTGTGATCTCCAAGGAGTTAGCTCTGTTACTGCAACTGAAATGGGTTCCTCAAATATGCAAGAAAGCTCAACAATGGTTCCTGATTTGGATGATATTTCACTGGAAGCAGCTAGTTTTCATCAGCTACAACTTGTTACAAAACAG TTGGATATAAGGACAAAGTTATGCATTAGGGACAGTTTGTACCGTTTGGCTCAGAGTGCTGAACAAAGACGCAGGAATCCAGACCTGAACGATAGCTTTGGAGATGAAAGCGATGTTGCTGGTGGAGCATCCGAGGCCGAAGGAACAAATAG GTGCACCGGTTTCATGGATATTGAAACAGATACGAACCCCATTGATCGCTCAGTAGCGCATTTATTGTTTCACAGGCCTACAGATTCATCTACCACTCCCGCCCGTGACTCATTTAATTTCAAGTCGCCTAGTGCAGTAAGCCTCTTTTGCAGTGTGCCATGA
- the LOC131018361 gene encoding uncharacterized protein LOC131018361, with product MVWKLKSENLGATAVADSRTATMSLALLQSYSSADEDEEDVRHQLSEDEISSDDESVDAVPRTTRSYKPLFDSDPPSSSSLPSALDAFSEVEGPPQFLNNSVKEEAVKEDVQRWRHGGRRQRKEKKGAPSGAVLESKAQLVGIHERVRSDIVGKASEGQSSDSAIGTKVGKRVATVANPNAEDAAELLRMCLACGVPKTYSHTKGMVCPMCGDRPPPADSDKDTAKKKGSAIKDKEKSKRMKGQSSHATWKSETEMQLRQQFD from the exons atGGTTTGGAAGTTGAAATCGGAAAATCTGGGAGCGACGGCCGTTGCAGACAGCCGCACCGCAACGATGAGCTTAGCTCTGCTACAAAGCTACTCCTCCGCCGACGAAGACGAAGAGGATGTCCGCCACCAATTGTCAGAAGATGAAATCTCCTCCGACGATGAGAGTGTGGACGCCGTTCCCCGCACCACCCGCTCCTACAAACCCTTGTTCGATTCCGATCCGCCCTCCTCTTCCTCTCTGCCCTCCGCTCTCGACGCCTTCTCTGAA GTTGAGGGGCCGCCGCAGTTCCTGAACAATAGTGTTAAAGAAGAGGCGGTGAAAGAGGATGTGCAGCGGTGGAGGCATGGGGGTAGAAGACAGCGTAAAGAGAAGAAAGGCGCGCCCTCAG GAGCCGTGTTGGAATCTAAGGCGCAGTTGGTTGGGATCCATGAGAGAGTGCGAAGTGATATTGTGGGCAAAGCCTCTGAAGGGCAATCCAGTGACTCTGCAATCGGCACAAAAGTTGGGAAACGCGTGGCAACTGTTGCCAATCCTAATGCAGAAGATGCTGCTGAGCTCTTGAG AATGTGCTTGGCATGTGGGGTTCCGAAAACCTATTCTCACACGAAGGGAATGGTCTGCCCTATGTGCGGTGATCGACCTCCTCCGGCAGATTCGGATAAGGACACAGCGAAGAAGAAGGGTTCAGCCATTAAAGATAAGGAAAAGAGCAAGAGAATGAAGGGTCAGTCATCACACGCGACTTGGAAGAGTGAAACGGAAATGCAACTTAGACAGCAGTTTGATTAG
- the LOC131005638 gene encoding probable inactive receptor kinase At2g26730, whose translation MHSSSNLTNFFLLTAALLVLHTRAAAGDDGSGFHGYERDALLDLKARLNSSFLDRNWTGIMCYMDNTPYWYGVQCLKGRVTGLVLNSIGLTGEIKADALANLTELQTLSFNNNSIRGSVMDFTDNHKLRSIDLSRNRFSGEIPSSLLNLDSLESLQIQDNAFTGPIPGFTHSRLTRFNVSNNDLSGEIPHTKTLESFGLSSYLGNANLCGPPTPTRCSFDGKQSVSEANSDQSSGEKGHSSGILVAVLVVVDAVVMVIILLLFIMYYKKYKKLRKEMKEKEIPTKDEEHDSRIMQRRIPEGERGKLVFMENNEGTTTFDLDDLLRASAEGLGKGNFGNCYKAMMEVGPAVVVKRLRDLKPLNKDEFVRQITAIADQKHPNLLPLLAYFYSKDEKLFVYKFAANGNLFNRLHGGRGTRERFPFRWSSRLAAARGVARALKYLHGNTRSQTAVPHGNLKSSNVLIDENDEILVADYGLTSLIALPIAAQRMVAYKCPEYLSQKSVSKKSDVWSYGSLLLELLTGRASAHSAAAGTSGVDLCSWVHRAVREEWTAEIFDAEMAVHRGANRGMLRLMQIALRCCDRSPEKRPEMGQVAAEVEEIKAGGESEDEEYSYSSYDRSLTDDSVSVSISASASASAATSV comes from the exons ATGCACTCCTCCTCTAATCTCACCAACTTCTTCCTACTCACTGCAGCTCTCCTGGTCCTACACACACGAGCCGCAGCCGGGGATGATGGCAGCGGCTTCCACGGATATGAGAGGGACGCGCTCTTAGACCTCAAGGCGCGCCTCAACAGCTCGTTTCTCGACAGAAACTGGACCGGCATCATGTGCTACATGGACAACACGCCCTACTGGTATGGTGTCCAGTGCCTTAAGGGTCGAGTCACCGGCCTCGTCTTGAACAGCATCGGCCTCACCGGAGAAATCAAGGCGGATGCACTTGCCAATCTCACCGAGCTACAAACTCTTAGCTTCAACAACAACTCCATCAGGGGAAGCGTGATGGACTTCACAGACAATCACAAGCTAAGAAGCATAGACCTATCAAGAAACAGATTCTCTGGTGAGATCCCATCATCCCTCTTAAACCTCGATTCCCTCGAATCCCTCCAGATTCAAGACAACGCCTTCACTGGTCCCATCCCAGGATTCACCCACTCCAGATTAACAAGATTCAATGTCTCCAACAATGATCTTTCTGGTGAAATCCCACACACCAAAACTCTTGAATCGTTTGGCCTTTCATCCTACCTAGGCAATGCAAACTTGTGCGGCCCTCCCACTCCAACACGCTGCAGCTTTGATGGAAAACAGAGTGTCTCGGAAGCAAATAGCGATCAAAGTTCGGGCGAAAAGGGCCACTCCAGCGGGATTTTAGTGGCGGTTCTGGTGGTGGTTGATGCGGTGGTGATGGTGATCATCCTCTTGCTCTTCATCATGTACTACAAGAAATACAAGAAGCTGAGGAAGGAGATGAAGGAGAAGGAGATCCCGACTAAGGATGAAGAGCACGACAGCAGGATTATGCAGAGGAGGATCCCGGAAGGGGAAAGGGGGAAACTGGTGTTCATGGAGAATAATGAGGGAACGACGACGTTTGATCTCGACGATCTGTTGAGAGCATCGGCTGAAGGGCTGGGAAAGGGAAATTTCGGGAACTGCTACAAGGCTATGATGGAGGTGGGGCCAGCTGTGGTGGTGAAGCGATTGAGAGATCTCAAACCGTTAAACAAAGATGAGTTTGTGAGACAGATCACAGCCATTGCTGATCAGAAGCATCCTAATTTGTTGCCTCTTTTAGCCTACTTCTACTCCAAGGATGAGAAGCTCTTCGTCTACAAATTTGCAGCCAATGGAAATCTTTTCAATCGCCTCCACG GAGGAAGAGGAACGAGAGAGCGATTCCCTTTCCGGTGGAGCTCGCGGCTGGCGGCGGCGCGCGGGGTGGCGCGAGCACTAAAGTACCTCCACGGCAACACTCGGTCGCAGACCGCCGTCCCCCACGGGAATCTGAAGTCGTCGAACGTCCTGATCGACGAGAACGACGAGATCCTGGTGGCCGACTACGGGCTGACATCGCTGATCGCGCTCCCGATCGCGGCGCAGCGCATGGTGGCGTACAAGTGCCCGGAATATTTATCGCAGAAAAGCGTATCGAAGAAGTCGGACGTGTGGAGCTACGGGAGCCTGCTGCTGGAGCTCCTGACGGGGAGGGCGTCGGCGCACTCGGCGGCGGCGGGGACGAGCGGGGTGGATCTGTGCAGCTGGGTGCACCGCGCCGTGAGGGAGGAGTGGACGGCGGAGATATTCGACGCGGAGATGGCGGTGCACAGGGGGGCCAACAGGGGGATGTTGAGGCTCATGCAGATCGCGTTGAGATGCTGCGATAGGTCGCCGGAGAAGCGGCCGGAGATGGGGCAGGTGGCGGCGGAGGTGGAGGAGATAAAAGCCGGCGGCGAATCGGAGGATGAGGAGTACTCGTATTCGTCGTATGATCGGTCGCTGACGGATGATTCAGTCTCAGTTTCAATCTCAGCCTCAGCCTCAGCCTCAGCGGCTACGTCGGTGTGA
- the LOC131005644 gene encoding uncharacterized protein LOC131005644, protein MPPPLKLSDKDYVFIILQEIMRQHIHQLFIVFECIANHTARKRKRNTNVAPYRIIPRIPDQVKHLNRMVAVSDIDCIVNLRMDRNAFGRLCILLRQLGGLQDKRYVTVEEQVAMFLSVLAHHKKNRVVRFNFWRSGQTISHYIHVVLRAILRLHVILLVKPEPVPDDCTDSRWKWFKGCLGALDGTYINVTVSNMDKPRYRTRKGQISTNTLAVCDRNMKFAYVLPGWEGSAADSRILRDAVIGRDDISLAYLIFYENYLFYCTEQDQYKQERLCRSNYYTCCFSHK, encoded by the exons ATGCCGCCTCCACTTAAGCTGTCTGATAAGGACTATGTCTTCATAATACTACAAGAGATAATGCGTCAACACATTCATCAATTGTTCATTGTATTCGAATGTATTGCTAACCATACAGCAAGAAAGAGAAAGCGCAATACGAATGTGGCTCCCTATCGAATCATTCCCCGAATCCCAGACCAAGTAAAACATTTGAATAGGATGGTGGCTGTAAGTGACATAGATTGCATAGTTAATCTGCGTATGGACCGCAATGCCTTTGGCAGATTATGCATTCTATTAAGACAATTGGGGGGGCTGCAAGATAAGCGATATGTGACTGTAGAAGAACAAGTTGCAATGTTCTTGTCTGTTTTAGCTCATCACAAAAAAAATAGAGTTGTTAGGTTCAATTTTTGGAGGTCGGGGCAAACAATTTCACATTACATTCATGTTGTCTTAAGAGCTATCTTGCGATTACATGTGATTTTGCTTGTGAAACCTGAGCCCGTGCCGGATGATTGCACAGATAGTCGGTGGAAATGGTTCAAG GGCTGTCTAGGTGCTTTAGATGGCACCTACATAAATGTCACAGTTAGCAATATGGATAAGCCAAGATATAGGACCCGGAAAGGCCAAATATCTACAAACACCCTAGCTGTTTGTGACCGGAACATGAAGTTTGCATATGTCCTCCCTGGATGGGAAGGCTCAGCAGCAGACTCTAGAATATTACGTGATGCAGTAATAGGAAGGGATGACATTTCCTTAGCTTACCTCATTTTCTATGAAAACTATCTTTTCTATTGCACTGAACAAGATCAATACAAACAGGAGCGGTTATGTAGATCAAATTACTACACATGTTGCTTTTCACATAAGTAA
- the LOC131005650 gene encoding uncharacterized protein LOC131005650, protein MLCFSFFQVIFRATMSSAMQGNSDMVRARGNKTDKTRRSWTMREEEVLLAALKDLVVQGWKSDNGFRAGYLNKLEDVMRKEFPNTDLKGMPHINSKTTAWKKNYYSLSAILNRSGVGFNLKGTHMIECNDDQWQQIVKCDANARLMRFKSWPHLDDWSLIFGKDRATGEHAEDVMDAVNDLHRNPDLTQPHIDESYHVQLDDAFSEDISEDSVSQNQKGEATSRGASKKRKVNDNLPGMHELLVEINRTTDKRLETIASRIGYDFDLSKARKEIFAQLSRFEALSLNDKFDACKLITKEVEKLDIFTSLPDEAKEQYVLRILAMRYN, encoded by the exons ATGTTGTGTTTTTCATTCTTCCAAGTCATTTTTCGCGCAACAATGAGCTCTGCGATGCAAG GCAACAGTGACATGGTTCGTGCTCGTGGCAACAAAACCGATAAGACTCGTCGGAGTTGGACCATGAGAGAGGAAGAGGTTTTACTTGCGGCTTTGAAGGATTTAGTGGTGCAGGGATGGAAATCTGATAATGGTTTCCGAGCAGGTTACCTGAATAAGTTGGAGGATGTCATGAGGAAGGAATTCCCAAATACCGATTTGAAGGGGATGCCCCATATCAACTCCAAGACAACTGCCTGGAAAAAGAACTACTACTCCTTATCCGCTATCCTAAACAGGAGTGGAGTTGGCTTCAATCTCAAAGGAACCCACATGATTGAGTGCAATGATGATCAATGGCAACAAATCGTGAAG tGCGATGCAAATGCTAGGTTGATGAGGTTCAAAAGTTGGCCTCACTTAGATGATTGGAGTCTGATTTTTGGCAAGGATAGGGCGACGGGCGAGCACGCCGAGGATGTGATGGATGCTGTGAATGACCTTCACCGCAATCCAGATTTGACTCAACCCCATATTGATGAAAGCTACCATGTGCAACTAGATGATGCTTTTTCGGAAGATATATCGGAGGACAGTGTGAGTCAAAATCAAAAAGGGGAAGCAACTTCAAGAGGGGCCTCTAAGAAGAGGAAGGTGAATGATAATCTGCCTGGAATGCATGAGCTATTGGTCGAAATCAATCGCACCACTGACAAGAGGCTCGAGACCATAGCTAGCAGAATTGGCTACGACTTTGATCTTTCGAAGGCGAGAAAGGAAATTTTTGCACAGTTAAGCCGCTTTGAAGCTTTGTCTCTCAATGACAAATTTGACGCTTGTAAGTTGATTACTAAGGAAGTGGAGAAGCTTGACATCTTCACCAGCCTACCTGATGAAGCCAAGGAACAGTATGTGCTGCGTATTCTCGCAATGAGATACAACTAG